Proteins co-encoded in one Dehalococcoidia bacterium genomic window:
- a CDS encoding GTPase has protein sequence MPGFAERGVPGAGKSTLLSAVSHARPEVSDYPPTTSDLRPLVRGLSRPPRRVRSSAPRPLDSPPIGWLGGTQRQPGNHPGALARSAV, from the coding sequence ATGCCGGGCTTCGCCGAAAGGGGAGTCCCCGGCGCCGGCAAGTCGACGCTCCTTAGCGCTGTGTCTCATGCTAGACCAGAGGTAAGTGATTATCCGCCCACGACTTCTGACTTACGTCCGCTCGTTCGCGGGCTTTCCCGACCACCCAGGAGAGTGCGGTCTTCTGCCCCCAGACCACTGGACAGCCCTCCAATCGGCTGGCTAGGCGGCACGCAACGGCAGCCGGGCAATCACCCTGGTGCCCTTGCCCGGAGCGCTGTCTAA
- a CDS encoding response regulator transcription factor — MTSFSASRNRKADVSGRIRVLIVDDHQLIREGLLALLRDSSLEVPLEAASGREAVRIAQETRPQVVLMDIMMPEMDGIEACRQIKARLPGTAVLMLTTYEDTALLKRALEVGASGYLLKGSSRAALVNAIRTVVSGNSVIDSSLLARVSREIAASGLNEDERRRLASLSPRETAILQSIAAGRTNEEIARAVNYSVGTVKNAVQTIIVKLGVSDRVQAAVLAARAGLLSRDPA; from the coding sequence ATGACCTCCTTCAGCGCCTCGCGCAACCGAAAGGCCGACGTTTCCGGTCGTATCCGCGTCCTGATCGTGGACGACCACCAGCTGATCCGTGAGGGATTGCTCGCCTTGCTACGGGATAGCTCCCTGGAGGTGCCCTTAGAGGCGGCCAGCGGGCGCGAGGCCGTGCGGATCGCGCAGGAGACGAGACCGCAAGTGGTGCTCATGGACATCATGATGCCGGAGATGGACGGCATCGAGGCCTGCCGCCAGATCAAGGCCAGGTTGCCGGGCACGGCCGTGCTGATGCTCACGACGTACGAGGACACGGCGCTGCTCAAGCGGGCCCTGGAGGTAGGGGCGTCCGGGTACCTCCTCAAGGGTTCGTCGCGCGCTGCCCTGGTGAACGCCATCCGGACAGTGGTCTCCGGGAATAGCGTGATCGATAGCTCTCTCCTCGCGCGCGTCTCCCGGGAGATCGCTGCGTCCGGGCTCAATGAAGACGAGCGGAGGCGCCTGGCCTCGCTGTCGCCGCGCGAAACGGCGATCCTGCAGAGCATCGCGGCTGGAAGGACGAATGAGGAGATCGCCCGGGCCGTAAACTACAGCGTCGGGACCGTCAAGAACGCCGTGCAGACGATTATTGTCAAGCTCGGGGTATCCGACAGGGTCCAGGCCGCCGTCCTGGCCGCCAGGGCCGGCCTTCTCTCCCGCGACCCCGCGTAA